Part of the Oncorhynchus masou masou isolate Uvic2021 chromosome 18, UVic_Omas_1.1, whole genome shotgun sequence genome, GCTGCAGGTCATACAAACTTACTGATCGGCCCTTGCGCGATACTTTCAAACGACACAATGAATCGCTATCTGCCAGTTGCACGACAGCACTTCTTGGGTGCATTAACCAACACTAGCGTTGTGGTGAAGTCCATAAGTGCCATAGTGCTACTTCTGTATCTGCTCTCGTGGGCAGTTGACACTCCATACGCCCTGGGTGTGACGCCTGGCTACCTCTTCCCCCCTAACTTCTGGATCTGGACCCTGGTGACCCATGCTGTGGTAGAGCAGCATGTGTGGGGATTGGTGGCCAATGTTGGGACTGTCATGGCCTGTGGCAGGCTGTTGGAGCCTCTGTGGGGCGCCTTGGAGCTGCTAATCTTTTTTGCCGTGGTCAACATCTCTGCAGGCCTCCTGGCGGGCCTCTGCTACTTGCTCACGTATGTCGCCACCTTTGACCTGGACTACTTGTTTGCTGTGCGAGTCCATGGGGCACCAGCTTTCCTCGGGGGGGTGTTGGTGGCCCTCAAGCAGACCATGGGGGACACAACTGTGCTGCGGGTTCCACAGGTGAGGCTCAAAGCGTCCCCGGCGTTGGTCCTCCTCTGCCTGGCCCTGCTACGCCTCTCTGGCCTGCTGGAGAATGCCGCACCACTGGCAGCCTACAGCTTTGGCGCCCTGGCAGGCTGGGTCTACCTGCGCTTCTACCAGAGGCACAGCCGGGGCCGTGGGGACATGTCAGACCACTTTGCCTTTGCCTCCTTCTTCCCTGAAGTGGTGCAGCCAGTGGTGGGGCTGCTGGCTGGCCTGGTGCACGCAGCCCTGGTGAAGATCAAGGTGTGCAGGAAGATGGTGAAACGCTATGACGTCGGGGCACCTTCCTCCATCACCATCAGTCTGCCGGGGGTGGATCCCCaggacacagagaggaggaggtgagtgcTGTAGAGGcccaaataaacacacacacactcacacagggaTCCATTACAGCACACAGCCCAATATTTGTTTACCTTCATTATGTGGCTGACACACTTGCAAGCTGTCACGCATACACAATGTGTCCTCGGTTACATAGACGACAGTTAGGCCTAGATATCACCTCGCTCTGCACCTGGAGAGGATCAGTGGCTGTTTGAAAGGGACTCAGAGACACCTGCTGTGCCATGATGTATGGCAAACATTTGCTCGGCTTTGCTTGGTAATGGGCAGACACGGTTTATTTTAAAATGGACTCTGTCTGATCGTCTTACAGGCAGTTGGCGCTGAAGGCCCTGAACGAGCGACTGAAGAAAGTGGAGGACCAGTCAGCCTGGCCGAGCATGGACGATGAAGAGGACGACGATGAGGACGAGGTTCGGGCCGACACCCCGCTGCTCTCTGGACATGAGAGAACCTCGCCATTAGGGGGGTCTAATGGTTCCCAGAACACCACGGGACAGGAGTCCAGCATCATCAGCTTTGAGGACGCTCCCTCCAGCTCATAacagacacactgatacacactcaGCTATACTAAGTTTTGAGTAGCACACACACTACAGTGACTAcacccacccccccccacacacacacacacacactagctctaGCAGTTTTTGACACATTGTCAGGCTTATCAGTTTTTCGCTCTGACTCGCCGAAGTTGTACACAGATTGCTCTCCTGGCCCCACCCGCATATGTCCATTGAAACATGAATGCAATGTACAAACACATTGGACTCTCCCGAGTTTGTCACGTCTCTCCTGAATAAACTATTGAATGGTTgtacaaaatgtttttttaattacAGCTCTTTTGACCCGAGACACCTGCTCCACACCTGCTGCTCTCGTCTGACTCCCAGACCTTGTGTCTGAGACTCTTGGCAAACTCTCCATCTGTTGCTGTGTGTTGCTATTGTCCCAGAGCAAGCTTTCAGCAGACGGATGCATATTCTCAAAGGTTTTCTAGCTCATCCTTTTGTGCTGATTGGTGTTTAGTCTTCAATGTCTTTTACATctattctctcttctccatcACTGAAAGACTGAAAGACAGTTACGGCCAAATATATATTGACACACTTGCACTTTTCTTAACTAATTCCCTATTACTTCTAAAATAAATTGAAatggaaaaacaaacaaacagtaaccACATACTGGATTTTCGACATTGCAGAACCAATTTAGCTTATCATTTTAATTTAGAAAGTAAAGACCAATGACATGGACAAAATAATTGGCAACCTTTGGCCAAGATAACTGCAGATAAACGCTCCATCAATGAGCTTGATCTTGATCTTGAGCTTgatgttgtcctgctggaagacccaCAGCCTTCAGTGGAGACACATTTTTTGGACACTGGGTTGAACACTGGACTCCAAAGCACCTGATAATCTGCTAATTTCAAGCAAACCCACAGCATTACCAAACCTCCCCCAtctttgattgtagggagggtgttaTTTCATTGAAATAATAAATAATTTGTCAGTCAACCCAGATCTGTATTGCCAAAGAGTTCCGATTTTGATTCATTGGTCCACAGAACCTTTTCCCTGGGATTTAGGCTTGTTTAGGTGGGTTTTTGAGAAGTTCAAACAGGCTTTTTTTTGTCTCCAGCAGTGGGGTCTTCCTATGTTTACTAACAACCAAATTAGGCATTCAAAGAATTGCAGATTATCAAGGTGCTTTGGAGTGCAATGTTCAACCAGGTGTCTTTGTCAAAGGTTGTGGATCTTCCAGTAGGACAACAACCAAAAACACGCATAAAAAGAACCCTGGACTGTTCTAATAGTCAGTGAAGGGTCCAGATCTGAATCACATCTGTGACGATCCATCTATGGCGAGACAGGACACTTCTCAAACATTGAAGAATAAGAGCAGTTTGTTGCTGAAGAGTGGGCCAAATTGCCAGAAGAAAAGGTACAGAAAACTTATTGATGGCTACAGGAAGCATTTGTTGGAATTTCTTGACTGAGTACTAGCTCCCGGGTGCCAATGATTTTGTTCAtgtcatttgtatttattttctaaatTAAAATTGTCAACTGAAGTTTGCAAAAATAAAACTGGTTCTGCAATGTGGAAAATCCAATAACAATGTGTGGAGACCAAACTTTACTATTTCAACTTATTTTAGAAGGGTGTCAATATATTTGGCAACAACTGTAGGTCTTGATTTACCCCCAGCTACTTTACCACTGCTAGATCTCCTGTTTTCAAATGTTTCCAACATTTATGGGGCACCTGATAATTGGACAAGTTGCTCtgtggatgatgatgatgtggttgtttattgtttatttttgcTCTGGAGTTGGATTACTCGAAGGGGAACCATGGCCATAATAGGTTGAAGGTGGGTGGGTCTATCTTCCTTTTTGGTCATACTGTTGATTTGTGTTCTGTCAGAATCTTTAGTTTTTCTGGCCAGCCAGTTTTATTTTGTTTCTTTTTACCTGAATGAGTGTAACAGGGAGAGCTAGAAGACTAGATGTTGTACACAGTGGTTTCCTGTCATTTCTGAATGGTTTTGGCCTGACAAAGTTCAGCAGCTTTTGACAATGACGGAACAATACAGCCACTGATGCAGGCTCTCTTCTCCCCAGGGAACATCTTGTCGAAATCTCTTGCTCTTTGTTTCTTTCTAGTTTCTCATTTTTTCCCACTATCTGTGTAACGTCTCTGAATGTTGGTTAAGATAAGATCTGCACTCTTGAGTCTTTAAATCAAATAACTTATTTACGAGGTTTGAAATGTTAAGGTGTGGTGAAGGATGCCAATGCGGATGCAGTTCTGTTTAATTTGTTGGTGAAGGTGGCCCAAGGATTGGTTCTGATGCAGTTCTGTTTAATTTGTTGGTGAAGGTGGCCCAAGGATTGGTTCTGATGCAGTTCTGTTTAATTTGTTGGTGAAGGTGGCCCAAGGATTGGTTCTGATGCAGTTCTGTTTAATTTGTTGGGGAAGGTGTCTCGAAGCTTGGTTTTCACAGATTTTCCATGCACCAGACAGGTTTCCACTAACGATGTTGTTTCTCTTTGTACTGTGACCGTTGCGCAGACTCCTATTTAGTTTCAgatatttctctgtctctatatgaaaTAAAATACGATTGTATGAAATGTAACAGTGAATCGTCTTTTTGCAACACTGGGTAGGTAGGTAGTAGTATAGGATATTTATTTAGGGTGCTGCTTGCTTGCCCCGCAAATGTGCCACTAGATGGAGCAGTTAACACAGTCGCTGATACTCTTCTGACAACAGAAACAGCtgccctcaccaatctacacacaataccccataatgacaaagtgaaatttGTTTTTCAGAACTGTTTGCGCATTAAAAAAacggaaataccttatttacataaggattcagaccctctgctatgagactcaaaattgagctcaggtgcatcctgtttccattgatcatctttgagacgtttctacaacttgattggagtccgcctgtggtcaattcaattcattggacctgtctatataaagtcccacagctgacagtgcatgtcagagcaaaaaccaagccacgaggtcaaaggatttgtccgtagagctccaagacaggattgtatcgaggtacagatctggggaagggtacctaaacatttctgcagcattgaaggtccccaagaacacagtggcctccctcattcttaaatggaagaagtttggaaccaccaagactcttcctagagctggctgcctggccaaactgagcaatagggagagaagggccttggtcagggaggtgaccaagaacccgatggtcactgaccgCTCCAGAGTtcaagaaccttccagaaagacaaccatctctacaacactccaccaatcaggcctttatggtagagtgaccaggcggaagccactcatcagttaaaggcacatgacagcccgcttggagtttgccaaaagacacctaaaggactctcagaccatgggaaaccagattctctggtctgatgaaaccaagattgaattatttggcctgaatgccaagcatcacatctgaagggaacctggcaccatccctatggtgaagcatggtggtagcagcatcatgctgtggggatttattcagcagcagggactgggagactattcaggattgagagaaagatgaacagagcaaagtacagagagatccttgatgtgaACTTGCTCCGGAgcgcccaggacctcagactgcggcgaaggttcactttccaacaggacaacggccctacgcacacagcctagacaacgcaggagtggcttcgggacaagtctctgaatgtccttgagttgcccagccagagaccgAACTTGAACCCaatggaacatctctggagagacctgaaaatagctgtgcagtgacactccacatccatcctgacagagcttgagagaatctgcagagaaaaatggtagaaactccccaaatacaggagtgccaagcttgtagcttttcatacccaggaagacttgagtctgtaatggctgccaaaggtgcttcaacaaagtagagtaaagggtctgaattgcATGTAAATTTTcttttggggggaggggaggggggtgcaatttaatacattttttaatgaggctgtaatgtaacaaaatgtggaaaaagtctaggggtctgaactTTCCCAATGCGCTGTATGTCATGACATGCGCTTTGAAGTGACAAGCTTTTCCGTTGATTACTCCTAGCCTTATTTAGGTGACTTTGACTTACTTTAAAAGGCCTAATAGTAACGTTAAGAATATATCTAGCTTGACTTCTGATATGTGTGACTAACACTAACAACCGTGATAAGGGTAGTTGAATTTGTTAAACGAAGGAAGGAAGCATAACCGGTCCACTCCTTGATTATCGTTCTCCTGGCAGCAGGATATTATGTTGGCAGATACATttttttcaaaataagagtcgCCCTTGCAAAAGACATGTTAAACTTtgggaatatttatttattttttttttgcagtaCATATTGTTTTCACAGCATTGCAACCACCTTTGAACTTTATTCTACTTTATTCTTAACATTGTATTATTTACACCAGCATTTATTTTGAAAGTTTACACCAATACTGGTATGTTGAAAGCTATTGCTTAGGCTATATTTAAAGAAATACacttaataaaatacaaatatatgttATTGGAATTACTCAACAGAGTCTCAAAGTTAACTGGGTCTCTGGTGCTGGGCAATAAATTTAATAAAGAGTGATGGTGACTCATTACGCTACTTACTTCATTCAATACACTGTAATAGACTGTACATGAGATGCATATTGGCTTGTAGAGAACACTTTACTACCTGACCTAGCTAAAGTGAGGTGGGAAATACTCAGCAGGGTCTCTACTAAGCAAATATAGCCCTGAAATgaatacacaacaacaacaaaataacttCTTTTTTTAATCgaaaataaatcaaatttattttcaaattaaatGTAATGATTAACCAGGCTACTAGGACACAGTATAATCACACTTTCTGAACAGCAATGGAGAAAAAATATTTACAAGTTGTAGGCCGATATGTGCTTCTTGATCTATCAAGGTTAGCAGTATACAGTGAAGGCCTATTAACTAGtttcagcaacaacaacaaaaaaacgtgGATTATTTACAAGCTATATGGTCAAGCTATAGGGCAGCAAAGGCACTTTTTGTAGCGTTTACAATGTACTACGGAAGACAAGGCTGACAGTAAACAGTACAATCAAGCTTTCAGAGCAACAATGGAGAACAGTTACACGTTTTAGAGGCCTCTaatgtgttgctttagcagtatactGTAAATGCCTATCAACCAAGTTCTAAACCAATAACAGAGACGAGATTGAAAGATAATCCCGTTTCTGTATTGGATTATCTATCAAGGTCAACAAAGGCTTTTTCTGTAGAGTTTAAAATGTTAAACATGCACTTGCGTGCCATTGTGACAACGCATATTCACACTGCCGTCTTATAAGACTGCTTTACAGAATAAGCACAAATAAACACCCCAACTACTAGCATCTGACTGTTTTCTAAACTGGTAGGACGAATGAGAAAAATCATAGTTTAGTGTCACATCCACTACAAATCCATGCATTGCCAGATACTGTAATGCCATGTATTTCTGAAGTGGAAGTAGTGTGTCCTTTAATTCACATTCATACTGATTTAGGAATCCATCATTTTAAGATTTAATGTAATGCAATTACTGCTACTAACTATATGCTGCAAATCTATGGCTATGACTGTCCAATGTGACTTTAAGTTGACAGGCACTATTACGCGCTCAAAATGTTACCAATTGTGCACCGTTCCAGGCACATTTGGCATAGCCTCTTTGCTGTCACAAAACAGACTCTGTAATTCCTGACTCACAAAAGACATTAACACAAATTGCTCCTTCAGATTTGAATTCAAAAGATCATTGAACCCATCAATTATTTGGTAATTGAACCACTTGTTGTCACTGCTTAATATGTTATAATCCTCTTTAGCAAGTGGAGATGGAAGACGGTCTCTGGGATTTGACATTTAGACCCAGATGAGTCATTTATCAGAACACAGATAGATGACTTTTGTCTTTCTGAAGAAAACTTTGCACTTTTTCACTATGTTACTTTTCGTACGATACCAGATAGAACACAGCTTGCTTCAGGAATTATTGGACATTCTCTAAGGTATATATTGATACTTGAGTTTGCCATGTAATGTGTACTATTCCCCAAATGGGTTATTATCTGAAAATGCTATAATACTAGATAAGAGGTGTATGTTATATATGCAGGATATTTTATTTGTCAGGCCAAGCAATTGATCTGatgctctccttctccgtggctgacgtgagtaagatatttaagcgtgttaaccctcgcagggctgcctgctcagacggcatccctagccctGTCCTTAGAGAATATGCAGAccaactggctggtgtgtttacggacatattcaatctctccctatcccagtctgctgtccccacatccttcaagctggccaccattgttcctgtacccaagaaagcaaaggtaactgaactaaatgactattcacttctgtcatcatgaagtgctttgagagacgagtcaaggaacatatcacctctaccttacctgtcaccctagactcacttcaatttgcttaccgccccaatagatccacagacgatgcaatcgtcaTCACTCTGCACACTGCCCATCCCATCTGGAcatgaggaatacctatgtaagaatgctgttcattgactatagctcagcattagcaccatagtaccctccaaactcatcattaagcttgaggccctgggtctgaaccctgccctgtgcaactgggtcctggacttcctgactggccacccccaggtggtgaaggtaggaaacaacacctccacttcgctgatcctcaacactggggccccacaagggtgcgtgctcagccccctcctgtactccctgcccacccatgactgcgtggcctcgcatgcctccaactcaaatcatcaagtttgcagacgacacaacagtagtaggcttgattaccaacattgacgagacagcctacagggaggaggtgagggctcttaagagtgtggtgccaggaaaataacctctcactcaacgtcaacaaaacaaagatgattgtggacttcaggaaacagcaaagggagcacccccctattcacatcgacgAGACCGCAGTGGCGAAGGTTGAaaacttcaagttcctctgcatacacatcactgactaattgaaatggttcacccacacaacagcacctcttcaacctcaggaggctgaagaaatgtcaTGACACctaaaacttttacagatgcacaattgagagcatcctgtcaggctgtatcaccgcttgatacggcaactgcaccgcccgcatccgcagggctctccagagggtggtgcagtctgcacaacgcatcaccgggagcaaactacctgccctccaggacacctacagcacccgatgtcacaggaaggccaaacagattatcaaggacaacaaccacccgagccattgcctgttcaccctgctaccatccagaaggtaaggacagtacaggtgcatcaaagctgggagcgagagactgaaaaacagcttctatcacaaggcaatcagactgttaaatagccatcactagcacagagaggccgctgcctatatacatacagttgaagtcagaagtttacataaactagttttaatgactccaacctaagtgtttcaaccactccacacatttctttttaacaaactatagttttggcaagtcggtcaggacatctactttgtgcatgacacaagtattttttccaacaattgtttacagacagattatttcacttataactcactgtatcacaattccagtgggtcagaagtttacatacactaagttgactgtgcctttaaacagcttggaaaattccaggaaatgaAAGGAAATGaaattctgataggctaactgacataatttgggtcaattggaggtgtacctgtggatgtatttcaaggcataccttcaaactcagtacctctttgattgacatcatggtaaaatcaaaagaaatcagccaagaactcagaaaaaaaattgtagacctccacgagtctggttcatccttgggagcaatttccagacacctgaaggtaccacgttcatctgtacaaacaatagtacataaatattttaacaccatgggaccacgcagccgtcataccgctcatgaagtagacttgttctgtctcctagagattaacgtactttggttcgAAAAGTGTGAATCAAGAacgacagcaaaggaccttgtgaagatgctggaggaaacaggtacaaaagtatctatatccacagtaaaacgagtcctatatgaatggccgctcagcaagaaagaagccactgctccaaactgTCATacaaatgccagactacggtttgcaactgcacatagggagaaagatcgtactttttgtagaaatgtcctctggtctgatgaaattaaatgagaactttttggccataatgaccatccttttgtttggaggaaaaaggggaggcttgcaagccaaagaacactatCCTAACCGAGaggcacggggtggcagcatcatgttgtgggggtgctttgctgcaggagggactggtgcacttcacaaaatagatggcatcatgagtcaggaaaattatgtggatatattgaagcaacatctcaagatatcagtcaggaagttaaagcttggtcgaaaattggtcttccaaatggacaatgaccccaaacatacttccaatgttgtggcaaaacggcttaagga contains:
- the tmem115 gene encoding transmembrane protein 115, which translates into the protein MNRYLPVARQHFLGALTNTSVVVKSISAIVLLLYLLSWAVDTPYALGVTPGYLFPPNFWIWTLVTHAVVEQHVWGLVANVGTVMACGRLLEPLWGALELLIFFAVVNISAGLLAGLCYLLTYVATFDLDYLFAVRVHGAPAFLGGVLVALKQTMGDTTVLRVPQVRLKASPALVLLCLALLRLSGLLENAAPLAAYSFGALAGWVYLRFYQRHSRGRGDMSDHFAFASFFPEVVQPVVGLLAGLVHAALVKIKVCRKMVKRYDVGAPSSITISLPGVDPQDTERRRQLALKALNERLKKVEDQSAWPSMDDEEDDDEDEVRADTPLLSGHERTSPLGGSNGSQNTTGQESSIISFEDAPSSS